Proteins from one Erythrolamprus reginae isolate rEryReg1 chromosome 6, rEryReg1.hap1, whole genome shotgun sequence genomic window:
- the UQCC6 gene encoding ubiquinol-cytochrome c reductase complex assembly factor 6 produces MPAGVTWPKYLKIVTATLLSMLAGAQTVHKFYKPDLTPDIPPEAGELRTEVPSVKNTKERVQPLQPPS; encoded by the exons ATGCCTGCCGGTGTAACTTGGCCCAAATACTTGAAAATCGTTACCGCAACCTTGTTGTCCATGCTTGCCGGAGCACAAACCGTCCACAAATTTTACAAACCCGATCTC ACACCAGATATTCCTCCAGAAGCTGGGGAGCTCAGAACAGAAGTACCAAGTGTAAAAAATACGAAGGAGAGAGTTCAACCTTTACAACCACCGTCATGA